The sequence accgtaccacgaactttcggtacggtacaataccgtaccattaccattggcacaaaaaatttggcacaaaatcaaTATGGCACGTTTGGCAATTCGATTGGTATGGCAATctggcaaaaaaatccacccctagaTATACCAACCTCGATTGGAAATAACCTTGGGAATTAAAACCCCGCGGCCAAACACGAGAAGACAGCCGAGCCTGAGTTTAACAAAAGAAACCGCAAGGGAACGAAAGAGTGCTAGAAGGCAGAAGAAAATGAGCAGCGAGGCCAAAACCAGTAGCGCAACTGCCcccggaggaggaggaggcggtGGTGGAAGGGGATTTAGGGCGAGGATGGAGCACTACTTGTACAGCGGTGAGAAGAAGCACGTATTTGCAGGCCTCGTTATTATCAGCGCCGTCTTTGCCGTTCCTTGGTACCTCATGAATCGAGGTTCGTATCTCTTCACTTCTCTTTCGATTTATACGCCGctgtttttgggttctagtgatTACAACTACGAATTTAGTTTTTCGAATTTTCCTACCTTTTCTTGGCAACCAAACACTGGAAATGTGTAAATTGGGGATCATTTGAAATCAATTTTCCCGGAATCATTTGAAATTTGTAGCAGTTTCGTTGGTTCCTGTTAATCGATTACGCGGGTCGAGTCGCCTTGATATGTATTCAGTTAACAATTAGGTTTGGGTTACGCTATCTGAGCAGTGGAAATTTCTATTAATTTGCATTTATGAATTAATTTTTCCAATTATTCTTAAAAATTTGGGTCTCCAGTAACTTCAGTAGCATTTTGTTCTGCTCGTCTGTTGTGTGAAAAGAAAGGGCTATTTCCCACAGCATTATGCCACTTTGATTTCACCATATTCTTGCAAAATACATGTTAACGATTTCATGGCAGTTTCTTTTGTTGATATCTGAGTGTAAAGCTTTGATTGAATGGTTATAACTCATGATGTACCTTGCAAGAGTGATTTCAGACTCCGCTATCGGATTTTGTTTCCGTTACCTGTTGATATTGTTAACCATGTGTTTTTGTTATCGGCCAAGTCTAATTCCATTTGTGTTCTCCCTCCCTGTAGGGGCAAAGCACCAATCTCATCAAGACTACTTAGAAAAAGCTGATAAGGCAAGGAGTGAAAGACTTTCTTCAGGGACACCCGCCGCTGCTAAATGATTTCACGAGTTTTATGTTGAAGGTGTGTAACTTTACTCTGGTTTTTCATAATGGTTGCAACTTGGAAGGTGCAATAGGTTTTTTTGCCTTCTTCGACCCGTTTTCCAGAAGAGTGGCTTCTCATGGTCCTTGAGGAGTAATGGTTGTTCTGTTTACTTTTGTTTTGATAAATACAAATTTACGGTTATGAGGAATCGTTATGAATAATTAGGTTGTGTTTCTTGTCATGTTGAGGTGCATCCATGATCCTTCCATGTCAGGAATTCCTTTGATTTCTAACTAGCAAGCAACAGGCTCTGTTTGTTCTCATCTGGAGCTTGCATTTTATGTAAACTTTTGGGTTAAATACTTGAGTTTCCAGACTGTTGaaccaaaacatagaattcctGCAtcagttttattaattttgttgaaTTGCACTCCGAGGTGTGGGTGTCGAATTTGTTGTTTGGTTGATGTAATTGATGTTTTTAACGTTGCGAAGGGGAATGGAAACTGGTTTTTTTCTCGGGAATTTTGTTCGGACAGAATTTCtctttctaaacccaatttataactttctttacgTTGAATCTCTGTTTTATCCCACATACAAAATGcatttagaaaggaaaaaaaaacgaaaatgaaACCCAGCCAAACTCACCTCATCCCACTAGAATATAGAAGCAGTACTTCAACATCATAACAATAGAGCAATTAATAGATATCATCAAATTAAGCCAATTGGTTTGGGGcggtgctattcacacacctccATTTACCACTCAGTGAGCTTAAATCATTCAACAGGAATGACACAGTTTCGGCAGTCGAGGATTGGAGTAGGATTGTTTTAATGGAGGGGTTGGTATGGGGTAATCCGAGGCATTTTCATTAATTGgttgttttatatttatttaaaaaaaaacaaacaatattatgtaCATTAAGATAAAAGGAGTGGATTTAACCTCACAATCGGTAGGTTATGGCTTTATCTTTCTAGACAAATGGGGGTAGAACAGAAATTTCAAGGTAAAAAGTTATATAAGTTGGAGCTTAGAAAAAGAAATGTTGGGTCCGAacaaaatttctcttttttccCCATCTCCATCTCCCGTCCAGATAACAGCTCAAAATTATGCGGTGTCATACTCATCAGATTGCCAAGTTCCAAGGTTTTTTCATCTAAAATAAAGGACGAAAACAAAAGGAAGTTAAAAGGCCACCATTTTATATCTCTGCACGGATTGCTTAAAACATAGCATTTTCCCTTCACTAACATTATCTGGATGCTTGTGACTCCAGAATTTTCAGTTGCCCTGCACTTACGACGCTTTCCTCTTTCGTTTTCCGGTCTCCGGTCTCCGGTCTCCGATCTCCATCCTTGTTAATCAAGACCAGGGAAAACGGTAGTGTACCTGGACTTTCGATTAATAAGAGAAACGTACATAGAGAATAGCAATAAATTGAATTTTCCATTATCCTTGATTGAGGTTTAATTTTACATCTATAGTGGCATCAGTCTTCGATACTTGAAGAACCACACAAATGCAGCAAATATGCAAAAGCCAGTTACTCCTGTAATTATAAGTACCCACTTAAATGCAGCAGGCTCATCAAACATCGGTATTGTGAAGTTCATCCCAAAGATCCCGGCCACAACCCCAAATATCGCAACAACAAAAGTCGCAGTTGTGAGCAGTAGCTCGAATTGAATCAGCTGGTTTCGAACGTTATCCTGACAGAAAACctttcttttgttaaatttaTGTTCCCCCAATACAAACAAAATTTGAGGAAACTAGGGCAGAAATTAAACATCCAACATCTTTGTTATCTTCGGCCAAGGAGCAGCAGAGTTAAATGACTAAGAACAGATAGAGAGTTGCTCAACAATTTCAAGTATACAACCCTCCTACATTCTGAGGAAACGTTTCAGTAAATAATTGCCTCAAACGGAAATATTTGTAATACTCAATGTGTGTGTCTCCgtgttttttttcctctcttccTAGGTTCAGGTTACGTTGAACAATGTTTTAGGCAATATTGAGAGACGTTTATCCACatgaaaaaattaaataaataaacaaggtACGCACCAGTTGAATGTTAATGAAATCTTCAGTGTCGTCAATGTACTCTTTCAACTGAGACATGGCAGAGAAATGATATAAGCTTGTGACCTTGTCAAGTCAATATGACAAGGGAATGATTAGATTTAGTCATTGATATATATAGTAGTATCAAGTTCAATTAAACAAGTCCTATACTTACCGATGTCAGCTTATTCAGGGTGCTATCGATGACGACGAAGTATGCTTCCAGCAACATCTCAAGCTCTTCTATACTCTCTGTAGCATTATCTGAACTCCTCATGCTTTCATGTCTACTCCTTGCAATGCTGAGGCTTTTCTCAAGCTTTCGGCCATCGGGAGGTGAAGATACAGGAGAAACAGGAGCAGAAAGAGATGCACCATCAGTAGATATGTACCCCATCATAGATTGATCGCCATAAAATGCCGACTCCATGCGACTTTTCTTCTCAGTCAGGTACATCTCAGCCATATCTCCATCATCATCCATGAGCTGCTCTATTTCATCACGAACCTAAACAGAGGCAACTCAAACATCGGAATGCAGTTTTGGTGACATTTGGTGGCTTAAGCATGATGAAGCTAATAAGTGAGATAAAGATAAAGATAAAGATGCAATACCTTCTGAACTCTCCGAGTCAAGGCAACAAGTCTGCTTTTCAAACGACGAGCACGTTCCAAGTTCAGTGTACTGATCTTGGACGTGAGCTCGTCCAGTAATGGATATGCTTCAATTTCTAATTCGGCTGCCTATACAATACACCATTAATAAATGAGTCGCTAACTCGGAGAATGTTTGGCCACCAAGGAGTCAAGGACACGATCCAAGTTCATACTTCAAACTACAGATGGTGTCTTCCAAAATTGTGTAGAGCATTAATGATCAGTGAGCATACTGGAAATATAACAAATCCATGTAAACAGAGGACAGTAAGTCCGCTGAACACTAAAGCTAGAAACTGAGAAACAAAAACAAGTAGTTTTGTTTTGACAAAAACAGCTCTCCAAGCAGAAAAATAGCAATAATTGGCATTTCTTGAACTCTGAAAGATTAAAAACGatgcaaaaaattgaaaaaataaaacatcaacGTACAAATGAATGCAATATCTCTTTTGGCGAAATGGAAATTGCTGTAatcaacaacattaaacaaagGAACTTTGTAATTAATAGCATCCATCAACGTTTGGTATATTACTCCCTGTGGGATTTCCCCAAGTTTGCAACTCTAAATTCTAAAGAGTGCTGAAATATATCTAAAAGGAGATGCTAAACGTTGAACTACAAGTAAAATACAGGGGGACAAATGAATAACTCATTTCTTGTTTCCCAACTAAGTCTGCACTGTCTCATGCCCACTTACCAATACTAGAGAAGGGTGGTGCTGATTTAATTTGAAAAGGCTCACTCGACCTCCCGTAACTTactaattatttataaaaacGTGAGCAGTAATTGCATAACTACAAGTAACAGGTACATCAGGCATGATAATTATTTGGTCCTATAATCCCATCGTGGACTTGCAAAAAGATACAAGTTGTGTTATTAATTCAGATACCACAGCAGATATTTTTCTACTTAATTCCAATATGATCACATAAGTATACATGGATTGTAGAAGGATAACCAAACAAAACAACTGTGAATAAATGGAACACTATTTTGATGACCATAATCATACAAAGAGTCAACAGCAAAAGATTATTCAAGTCATCATTGGTTTTCACTGTCTAAAGCCTCGTGTTTTCATTTTGAAACAACGCACCACAGATAGCGCTATGTTGAGTGCCTGATGAATAAAATGTAAGGCACACAAGGTCCTCAAAGTAACAAGCACCAAGTGCTTAGCTCCAATCATcacgaaaaaaaatttaagcacATAACCGGCTGTGGCAATTCGGCAAGTATCATTATCAGTCACCAATAAGGCACCAACCTCAAAACTATATCCATCGTTATGTAATGGACTGTCTTTACAAGTTCACTGACTTTCGGTATCCTCAGCAACTTCATCTCTTCAACTAGTGAACGAGTACAACCATAATATTGTTTGGCATCCAGTAGAGacaaagaaaagcagaaaaaacaataacaaaaaacaaaaactttatctTAAATAATAACAATCTTTGGTATTACAATAATACCTGGACAAAAGGGTACACAGAACCCTTGACCTATCACTGTAAAATAAAAGGCTAGCAGAAGTATGATTCAACATAACCTAGTATCCCACTAAAACAGAGAACATTTTTGCATTCGACGGACAGCACCATATTTCAATGACCAAACATGATATATAACGTAAAAGACTGACGATATATACTTGAGCAACGTAAAAGACTGACCCTATATACTTGAGCTAAACAAAATGTGACAGATATGGTTATTTTGGCATGCACTCAACTGTTCTGTAATTTCATAGTTATCCGTTAAAACACCTATAATGCAGAATCCGATCAATTTTTAGAAGGAAAATTTATCCAAATACTTTTAGAAATATGCACTCAAGGAAATAGTCATCATCCACATCTAGTAATAAGGAGAGATAGTGAACCTAAATTCTTGTGCTCTTTTAAATACCTGAGAATCAAGAAATGTACAGGCAGCCTCAAGAGCAACTTCTAAAGCCCTAAACTCAAAGGGCAAATAATCAGGAGATGTGCTCCCAAACACACTATCAAAATTTCTATTTCCCCTCTGCCGATTTAAGTCAGAACCATCAGACTGCCAAACATCACCTACTCCATTTGTTGTTAATCTTCTCTGAAGCTCCACCACATACTGTAATACATAGCTATCAAGGGAATTCAAAAGTAGAACCTCATCGGCCGTAATAATACATCGAATCTGCTCTAGATTAACCACAATAGCTTTCTCTCTTCCAAGGATGGTTGAAGGATAAACAAATAGAGGATCAAGCAGCCGTAGGTCACGGGCAGGAAGATCACAACGACGCATCATAGTgaacttatcaacctcaatgaTCTGAGAATTGCCAGACGTATCAACGCGAATCCAGGACCGAAGACCCTGGCCCCGCTTCTTCAGCCCCAGAACATCCACACTTTGAAAAGGTTGCCTTCCAAGTGCAGATGGTCGATAAGATGCTTCGCGAAGGTTTACAGCTGAAGCAGGTTTTGGGACTTTTGGTGGAAGCAGCCTCTCTTTGAGGTCCTCCATTACCTATGAGCTCTCAGTGCTGCAACATTAAAAACGAAAAAAACTTTAATTGCAATATTACACTTGTCTATATACATACAAGTACCGGGACCAATGATTGCCAGGTTTTCTTGATTGAACAAAGGGAAACAAATTCCTCACGCCCATTTCGGTCCCAGAAATACACAGAGGTGTGAGGAAACCATTTCCGCCATAAACGAAAGCACTTTCATTCTATAGTTCGTGTCTGCTAGATATGATAATTATCTGCTGAAAGATTATGAAAAATACAGAAACCCAATTAATAAAACATCATCAAAATTCCAAGAGAATAAATTATGGAATATAAGCATATGATtcaacaaaaccaaaaccatacATGGAAATCCAATACCAAAACTTGAAGAACTCCAATCCCAATCCCAATCCCATCCTAGttccaccaaaacaaaaacgAAAGCATCAGCAATCCAAAAGTTACAAGCTTGGTTCAAAGTCCACAATCCCAGTTTCCACAatataaaaacacataaacGGCATACCCAGATAAAATCTTGGTTACTGCTAACAGCTGGTGGTTTTTGATGATCGTCAGCAGCTCAGCTCACAACTGAACAATTCTTGTGGACAAAATTGAAGAATCGATTGACCTGGATAAGAATCCCAGCCCTAGATTCAGGAATCGAGAGGATTTCGGCATGCCCAACCAAGCTGCTAATTGAAATTCGCGGCGGGCGTATCAGGTGGGTTGTCTACTGGTTCGTTGGAGGAGGAACCAAAAGAATCACGGGAAGGGTAATGTCCTGGAAACAAATTCCTGTACTTTCAAAAGGTTTAATAATAAGGAAAACTCAATGAAAAAACAAAGcttcaaaattttgagtttttacgataaggataaaataaaaggtaaaataaatagtatcaggattgactttttagtgtaaaaatattggttttcgttaaaataaacagtattagaaactttttgttaaagtttccttaataataattaatttaggttggttttaatgtagttcaaattcatctttggaaaaaatcaaacataagatgacacaccccgtcccgaaggagggcatgctggctccggttgattccttatttcacttgTTATATTGATACATCCATATTCTGTTTTTGACATTATGGCATgacatactttctggttttgataaagattgatgatttgagatatttgaaggtatatgctattatgttattttctgggaaaatatacaagttttacaacgaggggttagaaatgttttaaatgaaatgtttttgaaaaactttgtttttgcgcccctccaggttctagatagcagagctttggtggccacgaggaatccaacggtgttctgacagaattcacaaaagtaggactcaccctcgggtgtttcatcttagtaattgtatttttaaagctttcgaactgtgtaaatggttacgtcactctcacgtgacggccaacatgccctccttcggaacggggtgtgtcagttctctcacttacaagtgaagaggaataccactaaactgaAGTACTAAATGACAATTAATGTAGGTTTTGATTTGTACAAGAGTAAAAAAGAATGTGAGTGAGTCGAGACGGTTAACGTGGGTTTGTAATTAAGTAGGGCATGATTGGTCATAGTGGAGTCTAAGTTGGGTGGGTAAAAGTGGGGTGCAAGGTTCCATCAAACACGCTCTATGCTACTCGAGttgttcgcgtcaggaatttccgtcggggacgtttcctggccgacgagcgcacagctccccgggaggttggcgccggttgagggctgctgtcgagcttctgcttcactgtcaggctttgtcgggcaaggctcgtcgggcaaggcttaTCGGGCAAGACTCGTCAGGCacggcttgtcgggcaaggctggaaGAGAAGGACggcgttaactttgagaggtgcctttgtggggccttaagtgtaggccttgaggctcacaatcaagattaacttctaagtactcaggtgtgccactgccatctttagcatggcagatgtaaaatggatgtcgcgttttacttgtatatatatatatatatccgagaaaccgtgttagttataacaggtgcctttgtggggccttaggtgtaggccttgaggcttcccatcaataactaaaccaaTGCTCGAACATATAATATTGGTTCGATTGATTGCAGGAGCCTtacaactattatacttctgattacccgaatctGAGAGATAGaacgaacccaaataggtgcctttgtggggcctgaGGTGTAGGCCTttaggcttcccatcagaattcgttcttatactcaaatgttctagaccacggaatggaatgaatccaaataggtgcctttgtggggccttaggtgtaggccttgaggctttctatcagaatccattccatgcttaagcgttctatgataatcataatataatagaaataaaactaaggggtaggtcgattacttgcgccccaagtaacttcggacttcttgtttatcaaggactatcgtggatgggttaagtccacataaggttttttttatgccttgaggccaaggactttcaactgatcaaatttacatgcccgagggcttagaacttagatctggtttgaacaatgaagatatattcaaatcggatccaagtactAAGAGAttcttttaatagtcatcttactagatataacttgaatacaactggaagtatacaacatatggctaggctaatgaatgaaatgacaaaaacaaagaaggtcgggcaaggtttaaccttgtcgggcaagcctgg is a genomic window of Malus domestica chromosome 09, GDT2T_hap1 containing:
- the LOC103443989 gene encoding magnesium transporter MRS2-1-like isoform X1 — protein: MEDLKERLLPPKVPKPASAVNLREASYRPSALGRQPFQSVDVLGLKKRGQGLRSWIRVDTSGNSQIIEVDKFTMMRRCDLPARDLRLLDPLFVYPSTILGREKAIVVNLEQIRCIITADEVLLLNSLDSYVLQYVVELQRRLTTNGVGDVWQSDGSDLNRQRGNRNFDSVFGSTSPDYLPFEFRALEVALEAACTFLDSQAAELEIEAYPLLDELTSKISTLNLERARRLKSRLVALTRRVQKVRDEIEQLMDDDGDMAEMYLTEKKSRMESAFYGDQSMMGYISTDGASLSAPVSPVSSPPDGRKLEKSLSIARSRHESMRSSDNATESIEELEMLLEAYFVVIDSTLNKLTSVTSLYHFSAMSQLKEYIDDTEDFINIQLDNVRNQLIQFELLLTTATFVVAIFGVVAGIFGMNFTIPMFDEPAAFKWVLIITGVTGFCIFAAFVWFFKYRRLMPL
- the LOC103443989 gene encoding magnesium transporter MRS2-1-like isoform X2, with protein sequence MEDLKERLLPPKVPKPASAVNLREASYRPSALGRQPFQSVDVLGLKKRGQGLRSWIRVDTSGNSQIIEVDKFTMMRRCDLPARDLRLLDPLFVYPSTILGREKAIVVNLEQIRCIITADEVLLLNSLDSYVLQYVVELQRRLTTNGVGDVWQSDGSDLNRQRGNRNFDSVFGSTSPDYLPFEFRALEVALEAACTFLDSQAAELEIEAYPLLDELTSKISTLNLERARRLKSRLVALTRRVQKVRDEIEQLMDDDGDMAEMYLTEKKSRMESAFYGDQSMMGYISTDGASLSAPVSPVSSPPDGRKLEKSLSIARSRHESMRSSDNATESIEELEMLLEAYFVVIDSTLNKLTSLKEYIDDTEDFINIQLDNVRNQLIQFELLLTTATFVVAIFGVVAGIFGMNFTIPMFDEPAAFKWVLIITGVTGFCIFAAFVWFFKYRRLMPL